One Nothobranchius furzeri strain GRZ-AD chromosome 7, NfurGRZ-RIMD1, whole genome shotgun sequence genomic window, ctaccttcgttattatacactagaagcataagaattacgtgccaaaacatgctaccttcgttattataaactagaagcataagaattacgtaccaaaacatgctaccttcgttattataaactagaagcataagaattacgtgccaaagcatgctaccttcgttattataaactacaagcataaaaattacgtgccaaagcatgctaccttcgttattataaactacaagcataaaaattacgtgccaaaacatgctaccttcgttattataaactagaagcataagaattacgtgccaaagcatgctaccttcgttattataaactacaagcataaaaattacgtgccaaaacatgctaccttcgttattataaactagaagcataagaattacgtgccaaagcatgctaccttcgttattatacactagaagcataagaattacgtgccaaagcatgctaccttcgttattatacactagaagcataagaattacgtgccaaaacatgctactgtaacgtgaggaaatatgggttttctgtcgcaatggtggtgttggactcagctgtgtcaaagctgggtcgctgagaactttcacccacagattaagacctgaacgccagcgagtctgggaggaaaccataacatctgccacctgcagtctaccagaagatgtgtttacatgagttgtacccagaccaagtcaaaacataaagtttaaacttctttttcttgattttaatgttaaaataaccattatcattttgctcattataaatgtgtttaatcaaatgaatggttcttatgctttggggtaattataatggattaatgaatccacacttaagtagataatgttgaatgtttggtactgaccttcacactcaagcacacaaacattcacacacaccttcccacagtaaaatccagacacatttgatgacgcacatgttttgctttgagaagagaaaggtttttggtaagtttcagtctttttgattcagttcgtgttggacaacgagagagaacagacctgaaaaccaaagggggggcagagcctgttggctcgttcttcccccctttcacgctgtttctgccaagccaggcagaatagctgaatcgcgacttctaacgaagactcattaccgagtcttttgatttctgagtgaattaacttaagaaagcgcatcgataaaacgctctaccatccacgtgtaccgagggcaactctggaccggttccgttcgacacctatgtctcctgtcagccgccggtgtcatctggatgaaccacaacatcctccacggcccggatccgaaagagggtccacaagagtttggtgagacagagcacggttttagcgtttgatgcagttctctgataaggcctaagtttatccaaaccatcacttcactcagacacctgtttcttcttgaagcaaaatcagactcacacacgcattcatgtcacaacattctcaatcttcataaattcaccagaaggtctatttgagcaagaacagcatataaactgttaaaagattgtcccacaaagttgccaatgtgattgttatttcctgtttgtcaattttcaaaatcattagtttaatttgaagaattaaaacttttaatccttcaaacttgtttcctcattgaactgaaacacagacactcagatattatcggcagtttatggatgaaaacaacctttgagtcttctgaacaatataaaatttggttattgatttattaaaattaatattccgaattaatacgtagcatggttcctctttcataaaagagcataaatccataacgctacattaatggcgagcgtatccagtcttctatatctgcgatatgtctgatttcttacatctaaaagctacaaacaacgcttttctctgtgtttcactttgatgtcttattttgaaattaaccggaaattgttccgttgaagtcactcttccgggaggcgtcctggtggaaacttgacggcggaagatctccgatctcaaattgaccgcaaattacagacctaactttgatttatcccatcttcgccttcggagcgaacgtgtgagttgtgcttttgactaaattctgtccattttgacgcgccgccgcgtctctaatctaacctcaggtcggaCAGCTCCGTTTCCGCTCTGATCatggctgggtgagctaccgtgcagcttatcctcagttcctgaaattatcactaaattctccgaacctcagaaccgagactaacttctcggacacctttcgtctcagtgtgttgacactgtgggcgagctattgtgaaagaagtttctactgcattcagattgcgtgcgctttttaaacggaatgctcggtgacacctgccggagcttgactgctcggtaaaagtcgtaaagcgaggcacagccgttacgcgttactgcattcagattgcgtacgttttttttaaagtccgtattaaaagtggagcgagatgcctacttgttaatcggggaaatttcagtctggccgctacagacaaagaacgctaggcctggccggggagctaagctagcgccacagttagacaaaaagggaacgcgtcccgttagattgtcatcatttctggcacagtcagtctgtgtcctcacaaaacccgcattggcggtgattcttgtaaatcgctacggtgtgtagaatctacattttgctacgtttgtccgtctgataccaacacggcagcgtagggtttgttattttttttttattattttttattttggaccggtgaacgggtcggctttcacagcctccgttgctcggttccatgcctttttcttccatcttgtgaagttgtgtgtattcatttctctatcaacaattccttgttttaccctgtgtcataaagttaagtaagctacggacagtccttgtttgtgtgagacaaattaaggaatctgcccggagttttacgtcggctcagaaggtaaaaacgcgagttgctctgaacttaatgggagatggacgagacacgacaaaatctttcttgcactgttacacctgatgcaaggttctctgacgttctgcttccagaacatgccaagacgcaggaaattcaccggccgagcatcgctggtccctccgcccgcccgaacgggcccgttttaggcgggtgccgccggtcgggaacagtggggaccagtggctgcggttcggtgccagctgcactgggtcggaggtggttctggtctgcacttcatgtcgtgaattcaagcaacatgctgtttacagtcataacgctttttctttacttttatttcttccagggggtaaaaaacccaccatcaacatcaaggtttgaaataaacaacactttctctgctgcttttaagctgaataaatctcttgaacctatggttaacctctctgacaaacaggttgtgcttaaccctttggttcctaatgcttctcctctgtcatccatgttaaaggctgaacatctctccagcatgggtgtgaaatcttcaggctgtgacccaccgcttcagtcagaggtctgttttactcgtcagtccgcttcatgcacaaaccagcttctttatcggggcgtgatggaaacgtcagccgccgtgaaacgcttgtggtctccggacggagctgccatgccatttaaggggtttgtgcccggacatcttgacctttatgtgaatgaccttgtcacttttcagtttgtgacctctgctaatacggtggccaattcctttctcctttcacaggggtgtgacttagtctctggcctctgtgccctctttcctgtgatttctcttacaggtgaccacgacgacgcagaaaaccctgcggtttccagcagtcctgtggtcagtggcgatattaaaggtggctcggtggttgctgcgcacacctctctcacgggctcgggaaggcaacccggcccgggaggtgtaggtgcgtgcagtgatgctctgctcggggcccctcctgacaaagggggggtgctgagtggctctgagttttccgttgcggacttcaaccagttcgggggaacgcctcctccgagcgggcgggtcattgcagaactcgacactgaccttcctccaattcagctgacaacattgacctccgacccggagttaggtgctgcaccttctacggggcggagttctagtcagtctgtaactactctggttaaaccgggtttttctgattctgtgtgggaacctccatcattcttgggaataaagtattcttggtttcagttttcaggacagaccatgttcctaaagctagcgacatgtctgtatctgattctaaacatggctaggtttgttttgacacccgtgacacaaccatccttggatcactccttttcagaacctccaagtccaacacctccaggtctttggacatctgaacacctactctttcagcacgattcaggtgacactgtgcatcttcttggtaatagggcttttaagagcttaagaactgttctttgttatgcttctcctgtctcacagacacggcatacgtttgagaaacaaaaggggggtggggagcctcctcccgctttgcgagcatcattttcgcatttccagttcactactatttctgatcacaacaaagtcgcctccgtaaagctgcaacccaactttgagcaggtaaaatcaggttctgatctaacagctaaaccatcagcttcgctccagttccaaacggaaccctcaggtaaattcaaacaagtttccctgtgggttcgtaacacaagatacaaacggtttgttaaccaaatcgcttatgagcctgctcccacagatacgtccaaactcgtgtctctgtgggtccgcaataccagattcaaaactctattctgaccgactctattctgaccggattcttttccactgactggtggaccgttacaaattctctcgtttgtgggatgaatttttaacaaatgtgatatcctttgagtttttttttttcaggttacctgcctccagccagggtcctgttactaactcacatttttaggggttactaacctactgagttacatttttagaactgatttacatctctatcttttcttagtgctttgtgtagcatggttatatttgattacaaatttaattttattttgttgctatttcccttaaagggccacaagccaatttgcccttcattttcatgattttttttttttatatatacatgcctttaattagtgcagcctgctgagtttcacatatcagttaggatttactttcttttatttgtgttttctctgcatcacgtttttacatgacatgtagagcagggtgcagaacatttcttctttagataattcacaaaaggcatccacattttcccagaggcaccc contains:
- the LOC139070809 gene encoding uncharacterized protein, with protein sequence MDETRQNLSCTVTPDARFSDVLLPEHAKTQEIHRPSIAGPSARPNGPVLGGCRRSGTVGTSGCGSVPAALGRRWFWSALHVVNSSNMLFTVITLFLYFYFFQGVKNPPSTSRFEINNTFSAAFKLNKSLEPMVNLSDKQVVLNPLVPNASPLSSMLKAEHLSSMGVKSSGCDPPLQSEVCFTRQSASCTNQLLYRGVMETSAAVKRLWSPDGAAMPFKGFVPGHLDLYVNDLVTFQFVTSANTVANSFLLSQGCDLVSGLCALFPVISLTGDHDDAENPAVSSSPVVSGDIKGGSVVAAHTSLTGSGRQPGPGGVGACSDALLGAPPDKGGVLSGSEFSVADFNQFGGTPPPSGRVIAELDTDLPPIQLTTLTSDPELGAAPSTGRSSSQSVTTLVKPGFSDSVWEPPSFLGIKYSWFQFSGQTMFLKLATCLYLILNMARFVLTPVTQPSLDHSFSEPPSPTPPGLWTSEHLLFQHDSDTAYV